In Triticum aestivum cultivar Chinese Spring chromosome 5B, IWGSC CS RefSeq v2.1, whole genome shotgun sequence, the following proteins share a genomic window:
- the LOC123112774 gene encoding homeobox-leucine zipper protein ROC6 isoform X2 yields MSFGGMFDGAGSGVFSYDAGGGGPGMHNPGRLLAPPPIPRPGAGAGGGGFASSTGLSLGLTNMEGGGQLGGAFMGSTGSGGDGDSLGRAREDENDSRSGSDNLDGASADELDPDNSNPRKKKKRYHRHTPQQIQELEAVFKECPHPDEKQRMELSRRLNLESRQVKFWFQNRRTQMKTQIERHENALLRQENDKLRTENMTIREAMRSPTCGNCGGAAVLGEVSLEEQHLRIENSRLKDELDRVCALAGKFLGRPVSAISSPLSLPSSLCSGLDLAVGSNNGFMGMGMQSIPDLMGGGSAAMRLPAGIMGGGLDDGLGGDGGAIDRGALLELGLAAMEELVKVTQVDDPLWQPSLDIGLETLNFDEYRRAFARVLGPSPAGYVSDATREVGIAIINSVDLVNSLMNEARWSEMFPCVVARASTMEIISSGMGGTRSGSIQLMRAELQVLSPLVPIREVTFLRFCKQHADGLWAIVDVSVDGVLRPDSGTGAGPAGYMGCRLLPSGCIVEDMQNGYAKVTWVVHAEYDEAAVHELYRPLLRSGQALGARRWLASLQRQCEYHAILCSNPHPNHGDRHEAISPAGRRCMLRLAQRMADNFCAGVCATAAQKWRRLDEWRVEGAGGRDPAGGEDKVRMMARQSVGAPGEPPGVVLSATTSVRLPGTLPQRVFDYLRDEQRRGEWDILANGEAMQEMDHIAKGQHHGNAVSLLRPNATSGNQNNMLILQETCTDASGSLVVYAPVDVQSMHVVMGGGDSAYVSLLPSGFAILPDGHTTPATATDPSPQGSSPNAHAGSSNNNPGSLVTVAFQILVNNLPTAKLTVESVDTVSNLLSCTIQKIKSALQASIISP; encoded by the exons ATGAGCTTCGGCGGCATGTTCGACGGCGCCGGCTCCGGCGTCTTCTCCTACGACGCCGGCGGGGGCGGTCCCGGCATGCACAACCCCGGCCGCCTCCTCGCCCCGCCGCCCATCCCCAGGCccggcgccggcgcaggcggcGGTGGCTTTGCCTCATCCACCGGCCTCTCCCTCGGCCTG ACGAACATGGAGGGCGGAGGTCAGCTGGGTGGCGCTTTCATGGGGAGCACggggagcggcggcgacggcgactcgcTGGGCCGCGCGCGGGAGGACGAGAACGACAGCCGCTCCGGCAGCGACAACCTGGACGGCGCCTCCGCCGACGAGCTCGACCCGGACAACAGCAACCCGCGCAAGAAGAAGAAGCGCTACCACCGCCACACGCCGCAGCAAATCCAAGAGCTCGAAGC CGTGTTCAAGGAGTGCCCTCACCCCGACGAGAAGCAGCGGATGGAGCTCAGCCGGCGGCTCAACCTCGAGAGCCGCCAGGTCAAGTTCTGGTTCCAGAATCGCCGCACGCAGATGAAG ACGCAGATCGAGCGGCACGAGAACGCGCTGCTGCGGCAGGAGAACGACAAGCTGCGGACGGAGAACATGACGATCCGGGAGGCGATGCGGAGCCCCACCTGCGGCAACTGCGGCGGCGCGGCCGTGCTCGGGGAGGTGTCGCTGGAGGAGCAGCACCTGCGCATCGAGAACTCGCGCCTCAAGGACGAGCTGGACCGCGTCTGCGCGCTCGCCGGCAAGTTCCTCGGCCGCCCCGTCTCCGCCATCTCCTCGCCGCTGAGCCTGCCGTCGTCCCTCTGCTCCGGCCTCGACCTCGCCGTCGGCAGCAACAACGGCTTCATGGGAATGGGAATGCAGTCCATCCCCGACCTCATGGGCGGCGGCTCGGCGGCCATGCGCCTGCCCGCTGGCATCATGGGCGGCGGCCTCGACGACggcctcggcggcgacggcggcgccatCGACCGCGGCGCGCTGCTGGAGCTCGGGCTCGCGGCAATGGAGGAGCTGGTGAAGGTGACGCAGGTGGACGACCCGCTGTGGCAGCCCAGCCTGGATATTGGGCTGGAGACGCTCAACTTCGACGAGTACCGGCGCGCGTTCGCCCGCGTGCTCGGCCCCAGCCCCGCCGGCTACGTCTCCGACGCCACCCGCGAGGTCGGCATCGCCATCATCAACAGCGTCGACCTCGTCAACAGCCTCATGAACGAG GCTCGGTGGTCGGAGATGTTCCCGTGCGTGGTGGCGAGGGCGAGCACGATGGAGATCATCTCGAGCGGCATGGGCGGCACCCGCAGCGGCTCAATCCAACTG ATGCGCGCGGAGCTGCAGGTGCTGTCGCCGCTGGTACCGATCAGGGAGGTGACGTTCCTGCGCTTCTGCAAGCAGCACGCCGACGGGCTGTGGGCCATCGTGGACGTGTCGGTGGACGGCGTCCTCCGCCCCGACTCCGGCACCGGCGCCGGCCCGGCAGGGTACATGGgctgccgcctcctcccctccggcTGCATCGTCGAGGACATGCAGAACGGCTACGCCAAG GTCACGTGGGTGGTTCACGCCGAGTACGACGAGGCGGCGGTGCACGAGCTGTACCGCCCGCTGCTCCGCTCCGGCCAGGCCCTGGGCGCGCGCCGCTGGCTCGCCTCGCTGCAGCGCCAGTGCGAGTACCACGCCATCCTCTGCTCCAACCCGCACCCCAACCACGGCGACCGCCACGAGGCCATCTCGCCGGCGGGCCGCCGGTGCATGCTCAGGCTGGCGCAGCGGATGGCCGACAACTTCTGCGCCGGCGTCTGCGCCACGGCCGCCCAGAAGTGGCGCCGCCTCGACGAGTGGCGCGTCGAGGGCGCTGGCGGACGGGACCCGGCCGGCGGGGAGGACAAGGTGCGCATGATGGCCAGGCAGAGCGTGGGCGCGCCTGGCGAGCCCCCCGGCGTCGTGCTCAGCGCTACCACTTCCGTGCGGCTCCCCGGCACGCTGCCGCAGCGCGTCttcgactacctccgcgacgagcaGCGCCGCGGAGAGTGGGACATCCTCGCCAACGGCGAGGCCATGCAGGAGATGGACCACATCGCCAAGGGCCAGCACCACGGCAACGCCGTCTCCCTCCTCCGTCCAAAC GCGACGAGCGGGAACCAGAACAACATGCTCATCCTGCAGGAGACGTGCACCGACGCGTCCGGCTCGCTGGTGGTGTACGCGCCGGTGGACGTGCAGTCCATGCACGTCGTCATGGGCGGCGGCGACTCGGCCTACGTCTCACTGCTGCCCTCCGGCTTCGCCATCCTCCCCGACGGCCACACCACGCCGGCCACCGCGACTGACCCTTCTCCCCAGGGCTCGTCGCCCAATGCTCATGccggcagcagcaacaacaaccccGGCTCGCTCGTCACCGTGGCCTTCCAGATACTCGTCAACAACCTGCCGACGGCGAAGCTCACCGTGGAGTCGGTCGACACCGTCAGCAACCTGCTCTCCTGCACCATCCAGAAGATCAAGTCCGCTCTGCAGGCCAGCATCATCTCGCCCTAG
- the LOC123112774 gene encoding homeobox-leucine zipper protein ROC6 isoform X1 — MSFGGMFDGAGSGVFSYDAGGGGPGMHNPGRLLAPPPIPRPGAGAGGGGFASSTGLSLGLQTNMEGGGQLGGAFMGSTGSGGDGDSLGRAREDENDSRSGSDNLDGASADELDPDNSNPRKKKKRYHRHTPQQIQELEAVFKECPHPDEKQRMELSRRLNLESRQVKFWFQNRRTQMKTQIERHENALLRQENDKLRTENMTIREAMRSPTCGNCGGAAVLGEVSLEEQHLRIENSRLKDELDRVCALAGKFLGRPVSAISSPLSLPSSLCSGLDLAVGSNNGFMGMGMQSIPDLMGGGSAAMRLPAGIMGGGLDDGLGGDGGAIDRGALLELGLAAMEELVKVTQVDDPLWQPSLDIGLETLNFDEYRRAFARVLGPSPAGYVSDATREVGIAIINSVDLVNSLMNEARWSEMFPCVVARASTMEIISSGMGGTRSGSIQLMRAELQVLSPLVPIREVTFLRFCKQHADGLWAIVDVSVDGVLRPDSGTGAGPAGYMGCRLLPSGCIVEDMQNGYAKVTWVVHAEYDEAAVHELYRPLLRSGQALGARRWLASLQRQCEYHAILCSNPHPNHGDRHEAISPAGRRCMLRLAQRMADNFCAGVCATAAQKWRRLDEWRVEGAGGRDPAGGEDKVRMMARQSVGAPGEPPGVVLSATTSVRLPGTLPQRVFDYLRDEQRRGEWDILANGEAMQEMDHIAKGQHHGNAVSLLRPNATSGNQNNMLILQETCTDASGSLVVYAPVDVQSMHVVMGGGDSAYVSLLPSGFAILPDGHTTPATATDPSPQGSSPNAHAGSSNNNPGSLVTVAFQILVNNLPTAKLTVESVDTVSNLLSCTIQKIKSALQASIISP; from the exons ATGAGCTTCGGCGGCATGTTCGACGGCGCCGGCTCCGGCGTCTTCTCCTACGACGCCGGCGGGGGCGGTCCCGGCATGCACAACCCCGGCCGCCTCCTCGCCCCGCCGCCCATCCCCAGGCccggcgccggcgcaggcggcGGTGGCTTTGCCTCATCCACCGGCCTCTCCCTCGGCCTG CAGACGAACATGGAGGGCGGAGGTCAGCTGGGTGGCGCTTTCATGGGGAGCACggggagcggcggcgacggcgactcgcTGGGCCGCGCGCGGGAGGACGAGAACGACAGCCGCTCCGGCAGCGACAACCTGGACGGCGCCTCCGCCGACGAGCTCGACCCGGACAACAGCAACCCGCGCAAGAAGAAGAAGCGCTACCACCGCCACACGCCGCAGCAAATCCAAGAGCTCGAAGC CGTGTTCAAGGAGTGCCCTCACCCCGACGAGAAGCAGCGGATGGAGCTCAGCCGGCGGCTCAACCTCGAGAGCCGCCAGGTCAAGTTCTGGTTCCAGAATCGCCGCACGCAGATGAAG ACGCAGATCGAGCGGCACGAGAACGCGCTGCTGCGGCAGGAGAACGACAAGCTGCGGACGGAGAACATGACGATCCGGGAGGCGATGCGGAGCCCCACCTGCGGCAACTGCGGCGGCGCGGCCGTGCTCGGGGAGGTGTCGCTGGAGGAGCAGCACCTGCGCATCGAGAACTCGCGCCTCAAGGACGAGCTGGACCGCGTCTGCGCGCTCGCCGGCAAGTTCCTCGGCCGCCCCGTCTCCGCCATCTCCTCGCCGCTGAGCCTGCCGTCGTCCCTCTGCTCCGGCCTCGACCTCGCCGTCGGCAGCAACAACGGCTTCATGGGAATGGGAATGCAGTCCATCCCCGACCTCATGGGCGGCGGCTCGGCGGCCATGCGCCTGCCCGCTGGCATCATGGGCGGCGGCCTCGACGACggcctcggcggcgacggcggcgccatCGACCGCGGCGCGCTGCTGGAGCTCGGGCTCGCGGCAATGGAGGAGCTGGTGAAGGTGACGCAGGTGGACGACCCGCTGTGGCAGCCCAGCCTGGATATTGGGCTGGAGACGCTCAACTTCGACGAGTACCGGCGCGCGTTCGCCCGCGTGCTCGGCCCCAGCCCCGCCGGCTACGTCTCCGACGCCACCCGCGAGGTCGGCATCGCCATCATCAACAGCGTCGACCTCGTCAACAGCCTCATGAACGAG GCTCGGTGGTCGGAGATGTTCCCGTGCGTGGTGGCGAGGGCGAGCACGATGGAGATCATCTCGAGCGGCATGGGCGGCACCCGCAGCGGCTCAATCCAACTG ATGCGCGCGGAGCTGCAGGTGCTGTCGCCGCTGGTACCGATCAGGGAGGTGACGTTCCTGCGCTTCTGCAAGCAGCACGCCGACGGGCTGTGGGCCATCGTGGACGTGTCGGTGGACGGCGTCCTCCGCCCCGACTCCGGCACCGGCGCCGGCCCGGCAGGGTACATGGgctgccgcctcctcccctccggcTGCATCGTCGAGGACATGCAGAACGGCTACGCCAAG GTCACGTGGGTGGTTCACGCCGAGTACGACGAGGCGGCGGTGCACGAGCTGTACCGCCCGCTGCTCCGCTCCGGCCAGGCCCTGGGCGCGCGCCGCTGGCTCGCCTCGCTGCAGCGCCAGTGCGAGTACCACGCCATCCTCTGCTCCAACCCGCACCCCAACCACGGCGACCGCCACGAGGCCATCTCGCCGGCGGGCCGCCGGTGCATGCTCAGGCTGGCGCAGCGGATGGCCGACAACTTCTGCGCCGGCGTCTGCGCCACGGCCGCCCAGAAGTGGCGCCGCCTCGACGAGTGGCGCGTCGAGGGCGCTGGCGGACGGGACCCGGCCGGCGGGGAGGACAAGGTGCGCATGATGGCCAGGCAGAGCGTGGGCGCGCCTGGCGAGCCCCCCGGCGTCGTGCTCAGCGCTACCACTTCCGTGCGGCTCCCCGGCACGCTGCCGCAGCGCGTCttcgactacctccgcgacgagcaGCGCCGCGGAGAGTGGGACATCCTCGCCAACGGCGAGGCCATGCAGGAGATGGACCACATCGCCAAGGGCCAGCACCACGGCAACGCCGTCTCCCTCCTCCGTCCAAAC GCGACGAGCGGGAACCAGAACAACATGCTCATCCTGCAGGAGACGTGCACCGACGCGTCCGGCTCGCTGGTGGTGTACGCGCCGGTGGACGTGCAGTCCATGCACGTCGTCATGGGCGGCGGCGACTCGGCCTACGTCTCACTGCTGCCCTCCGGCTTCGCCATCCTCCCCGACGGCCACACCACGCCGGCCACCGCGACTGACCCTTCTCCCCAGGGCTCGTCGCCCAATGCTCATGccggcagcagcaacaacaaccccGGCTCGCTCGTCACCGTGGCCTTCCAGATACTCGTCAACAACCTGCCGACGGCGAAGCTCACCGTGGAGTCGGTCGACACCGTCAGCAACCTGCTCTCCTGCACCATCCAGAAGATCAAGTCCGCTCTGCAGGCCAGCATCATCTCGCCCTAG